CGCATCCCTCCTGATAACTTTAAAATAAATATTTCCGAAAAGTAAAATAGATTTTTCCTATTAAAACCACATTAGTTTATCAAAATCATATGGGGGAATGTGAATTTTTATAAAACCAATAATTGGAGCGCGATCAATTAAATAACAATTTTTAAAAATCTCTATAAAAAGATATATATTTTCTTCCTGTTTTATATCTATAATTTCAAAAGGCAGTTCTATTTCAAATATTTCATTAAAAACAACACTTTCAATTTCTTTCTTTTTTATCCATATTTCATTTTCTTGAAAAAATACTTCTGCTAATTGAGCTTTTATATTGTCACAAACTATCTTTATTCTCTTGGGTTCAATAATTTGTATGTGTAATTTTAAATCTTCAAAATCTTTAAGCGAAGAAAAAGGGTCAAGCCTAAGAAAAAGACTCTGTCTATTAAATCCGTAATAAAGATATGAAAACAGGCTTTCTGCCCTATGCATGCTTCCACCCATTCTTTGTAAGTTAAACCTTCCTGCCTCAAGCCATTCAAAATAACCTGTTATTTTTCCATCAATTTTTGGATATATAAATCCCTTCGGCTCTATTTCTGGCTTAATCTCTCTCATTTTTTTACTTATAGGAATATAGAGAAAAGATGGAGGTTCTTTGCCAATTTTTAAATATACACTCATTAGATGATGTCTATAAATATCATCAAAAACATCTTTTGTTTCTGTATAATGTTCATCACCATACCACCAGTTCCAATCACTTCCTTCTGAAATGTATATTTCTTCCCATGCCTGAGATGTATTTTTATTAGGATTTTCTTTTTGATAAGAAAGTAGTTCCTGCCTCACTTTATAAAGATAATCCCATGAGAGATTGTCTTCTTCATGTCCTATCCATATTGAAAAATTTGCATTAATCCAAGAGCCAGGGAAAATTTTTTTTAATGTTGTTGCATAAGGATTTTGTCTAAGATAATCTGAAAATGTAATAGTTTTTATATCTTTACTTTTTTGTAGACTTCCGTATAGTTTTTCAAGAAAAATATTTCCATCATTTTCATAATATTCCCAGGCATTTTCTCCATCCAGAATTACAGAAACTATTCCAGAGGTCGTTGAGGAACGAACTCTTTTTAAAAAATCATCTACTGCTTTCTGAGCATCCCAGCTTGAATAAACAAATCCTATTAAATCTGAAAGAATTCTATCTCTAAAAAAAATTTTTACTCCTTCAAATTCATACATCTGATAAAGCATTGAGGGATTAATTAAATTTTCACCAACTCTAAATTTCTCATTTATTGATTTGCTCAAGATTTCTTCATCTGTTGCTATCCATTTAATTCCTGCTTGTGCAATCAATTTTATTATTTCTTCACTTACTGAGCCTTCAGATGGCCACATTCCATAAGGTTTAAAGCCAAATATTTCCTCAAAATAGGAAATGGCTTTATTTATTTGAGTCTGAGCATCTTCAGGTGCTTTGAAATTATACTGAGGTAATAATGCATAAGGCATACATTCTTTTGCTTTATAGTTATCATAAATTAAAGGAAGTATAGGATGATAAAATGGAGATACTGAAAGTTCAATCTGTCCTGATTTAGCCATTTCTTTATAAGATGGAATTATCTGTTTGATAATTTCAATATGTTTGTCAAGAAGGAGTTTTTTTTCTTCTTCTGTGAAATTGGCTTCTTTGTTCTGTAATTCTTTTAGAAAAAAATCTTTTTCTCTATGTAAAGGGTCTATCCATACAAGATTAAAAAGAACTTGAATATCTCTAAATTCCTGAGGTGTAAATTTCTTTGATATTTTTAAAGGATCACCATAAATTTTCCCCCTTTTTTCAAGTAATTCTCTGTATCTTTTAAATGGATATATCATGTTTTTCCAGTTTGCAAGGAAGAAATTTTCAAGAATAAAAACTTTTTGCTCTTCATTGAGTTCTTCTGCAGGAATAATAGTGTGTTCAAAGAATATGTCAGTTGCTCCATTTTCATACTCTTTAAGTTGTTTTAATAAAGAAGGCACTAAATTAAAGGTAATCTTTAATTCAGGAAATTTTTTTAAAATAAGAAGCATATCAAGATAATCTTTTGTTGCATGAAGCCTTACCCATGGAAGCATAAATTTATTCTTCAATGGGTCATAATAGTATGGTTGATGCATATGCCAGAGAATTGCTAAATTAATGCTCATTTTTCTTCTTTTTGGAATTGAAAAACCATTTCTCCCGGCTTTACAAGCCCAAAATTTTCTCTGGCATATTTTTCTAAATAAGAACGATCATTTTTTAAAAGTTCTATTTCATTTTTAAGAAGCTTATTTTCTGTTGAAATTTCATTAATTTCTTTCAGAATTTTCTGTTCATTCTTTTTTAATTGTCTATATTTTAAATAGCCCATATCTCCAAAGAAAAAACTATAACCAAGAAAGAGAATAATCAATAAAAACAGGAAAAAGAATATTTTATCTTTTTTCTTTCTCTCTCTTAAAAGTTGTTCCTTAAGAGAATATTTTTTCATCTTAAAAGCCAAGATTATAAAAAGCTGAAAGCCCCTTGAACTGAGCTACATCATTTAGCTCTTCTTCTATCTGTAGAAGCCTATTATATTTA
The Thermodesulfovibrio yellowstonii DSM 11347 DNA segment above includes these coding regions:
- a CDS encoding glycoside hydrolase family 57 protein, giving the protein MSINLAILWHMHQPYYYDPLKNKFMLPWVRLHATKDYLDMLLILKKFPELKITFNLVPSLLKQLKEYENGATDIFFEHTIIPAEELNEEQKVFILENFFLANWKNMIYPFKRYRELLEKRGKIYGDPLKISKKFTPQEFRDIQVLFNLVWIDPLHREKDFFLKELQNKEANFTEEEKKLLLDKHIEIIKQIIPSYKEMAKSGQIELSVSPFYHPILPLIYDNYKAKECMPYALLPQYNFKAPEDAQTQINKAISYFEEIFGFKPYGMWPSEGSVSEEIIKLIAQAGIKWIATDEEILSKSINEKFRVGENLINPSMLYQMYEFEGVKIFFRDRILSDLIGFVYSSWDAQKAVDDFLKRVRSSTTSGIVSVILDGENAWEYYENDGNIFLEKLYGSLQKSKDIKTITFSDYLRQNPYATTLKKIFPGSWINANFSIWIGHEEDNLSWDYLYKVRQELLSYQKENPNKNTSQAWEEIYISEGSDWNWWYGDEHYTETKDVFDDIYRHHLMSVYLKIGKEPPSFLYIPISKKMREIKPEIEPKGFIYPKIDGKITGYFEWLEAGRFNLQRMGGSMHRAESLFSYLYYGFNRQSLFLRLDPFSSLKDFEDLKLHIQIIEPKRIKIVCDNIKAQLAEVFFQENEIWIKKKEIESVVFNEIFEIELPFEIIDIKQEENIYLFIEIFKNCYLIDRAPIIGFIKIHIPPYDFDKLMWF
- a CDS encoding FtsB family cell division protein; the encoded protein is MKKYSLKEQLLRERKKKDKIFFFLFLLIILFLGYSFFFGDMGYLKYRQLKKNEQKILKEINEISTENKLLKNEIELLKNDRSYLEKYARENFGLVKPGEMVFQFQKEEK